CAAATCCCTCTGTCCACCCCAGAATTTTACCGGGCCGGTACATACCGGCCCGGTTTTTTTGTGTTTTCGGCACGTCAGTAGTCCCCGTTTTTTTAGGCTACACTGGCATTATATCTTGGCAAAAACTGCCGGGGGGTTCCGGCCACAGTTCAGGGAGGGTGGATTATGAAGAAATTTCTGGTCGTTGCGTTGTGTCTGGCCGTGGTTCCGTGTGCCTACGGGGCAGACATGGCAAAGGCGAAGGCGGAAGGCAAGGCGAACTTTTACGCCAACATCACCGCGGTTGAGCCCATTATGGAGGCGTTCAAGGTGAGCCAGGGTGTCGAGGGTATTTACACCCGCATTTCCACTTCAAAATATCTCTCTACGGTCATTACCGAGTTTGAAGCAGGCAAGTTGGCGGCCGACGTGCTCCAGGGCCCCCTGCCCATCCTCCAGACCCTCAAGGATAATGGAGTTCTGGTGCCCTACAGGTCCCCATCGGCGGCCGGGTACCCCGACTGGGCCCGGGCGGACGATACCATCGTACAGTTCGGCATCGAATACGTCGCACCTATCTACAACAAGGAGCTGGTCAAGGCCGCCGACGTGCCGAAGACCTACATGGACCTGGCGGATCCCAGGTGGAAGGACAAGATCGTCATGCCCAACCCCTCCACCCACGCCACGACCATCTCGTGGCTGGTAGGTCTGAAGGAGATGAAGATCTTTGCCTCCGACGATGAGTGGATGAAGTTCGTCAAGGGGCTGGCGGCCAACCGTCCCATGTTCGTGGCCTCCTTCGGCCCCTCCCCGGCCCCGGTGGAGAGCGGCGAGAAACTCATCGCCATCTCCATGCCCAAGTACATCATCACCCACGCCCCCGCGCCACTTGACTGGGCCAGGGTCGGCACCATCCTCGGCTCGCCCCGCGGTATCGCCATCGCCGCCAGGGCCCCGCACCCGGAAGCCGCCAAAGTGTTCATGGACTACTGGCTTTCAGGGGCTGCCATGAAGCTGCTGGCGGACAAGGTCGGCGAGTACGTGCTGACGCCTGGCGTGTTCCCGCCCATTGACGGCATCAGTGGCGCAAAGGTTCTCCCCATCCGGGAACTGTCCGATGACGAGATCAAGAGCTGGGGAGAGGAGTTCAGGAAGATCTTCGAGGGCGTGTGATCCGCAGGCCCGCGTAACAGACCATGTTCATACACTC
This window of the bacterium genome carries:
- a CDS encoding extracellular solute-binding protein — its product is MKKFLVVALCLAVVPCAYGADMAKAKAEGKANFYANITAVEPIMEAFKVSQGVEGIYTRISTSKYLSTVITEFEAGKLAADVLQGPLPILQTLKDNGVLVPYRSPSAAGYPDWARADDTIVQFGIEYVAPIYNKELVKAADVPKTYMDLADPRWKDKIVMPNPSTHATTISWLVGLKEMKIFASDDEWMKFVKGLAANRPMFVASFGPSPAPVESGEKLIAISMPKYIITHAPAPLDWARVGTILGSPRGIAIAARAPHPEAAKVFMDYWLSGAAMKLLADKVGEYVLTPGVFPPIDGISGAKVLPIRELSDDEIKSWGEEFRKIFEGV